A genomic segment from Actinoplanes sichuanensis encodes:
- a CDS encoding sensor histidine kinase, translated as MARGELRIYLGAAPGVGKTYTMLEEAHRRAGRGTDVVIALVETHGRRHTAAMLDDLEVMPRREMNYRGAAFTEMDLDAVLRRRPDVAVVDELAHTNVPGSRNTKRWQDVQDLLDAGISVLTTVNVQHLESLNDVVARITGVEQRETVPDGVVRAAEQVELVDMTPEALRRRMAHGNIYRPEKIDAALGNYFRTGNLTALRELALLWLADQVEDQLDRYRTDNAIDSTWETRERVVVALTGGPEGDTLIRRASRIAARTKGADLLAVHVARNDGLAGADPAALARQRVLVESLGGSYHQVVGTDIPQALLDFARGANATQVVLGASSRGRFAQLFAAGVGVTTIARSGSIDVHLVTHERAGRGRRRGPMPEALSRGRRVAGFVTTVLGLPLLTVVLKTAPALPLVDDILLFLVAVIGVAIIGGLWPALLAAVTGSLLLNWFFTPPVGRFTIAEGQNLLALAIFVVVAIAVSWVVDTAARKTRQAAEATADAQTLATVAGSVLRGARPLTALLERLRETFGLDSVTLVENGTVVTAVGQPACARPLDADVEVNAGEGLLVLLKGRILPASDRRIVEAFAAQAAVALRQERLTTEAATAKPLAEANRLRTALLAAVSHDLRTPLASAKAAVASLRSPDVRFDDHDRAELLATADESLDRLDRLVANLLDMSRLQAGALGVAAIDVGAEEVVPRALDDIGPDGRRVIVHVPDDLPLLHADPGLLERILVNIVTNALRYSPPDRPPIITGSSHGDTVELRVIDHGPGIPDDRRDDVFLPFQRLGDRDNHSGVGLGLALSRGLTEAMGGTLTPEATPGGGLTMIIALPATGAA; from the coding sequence ATGGCACGCGGAGAACTGCGGATCTACCTCGGCGCGGCACCGGGCGTCGGCAAGACGTACACCATGCTCGAAGAGGCCCACCGCCGCGCCGGACGTGGCACCGACGTCGTGATCGCCCTGGTCGAGACCCACGGCCGCAGACACACCGCCGCCATGCTCGACGACCTCGAGGTGATGCCGCGCCGCGAGATGAACTATCGCGGCGCGGCCTTCACCGAGATGGACCTCGACGCCGTCCTGCGACGGCGCCCGGATGTCGCCGTGGTCGACGAACTCGCTCACACCAACGTTCCCGGCTCCCGCAACACCAAACGTTGGCAGGACGTCCAGGACCTGCTGGACGCCGGCATCAGCGTGCTCACCACGGTCAACGTCCAGCACCTGGAGTCGCTCAACGACGTCGTGGCCCGGATCACCGGCGTCGAACAGCGCGAGACCGTCCCCGACGGCGTCGTCCGCGCCGCCGAACAGGTCGAACTCGTCGACATGACCCCCGAGGCGCTGCGGCGCCGGATGGCGCACGGCAACATCTACCGGCCCGAGAAGATCGACGCGGCGCTCGGCAACTACTTCCGCACCGGCAACCTCACCGCGCTGCGTGAACTCGCCCTGCTCTGGCTGGCCGACCAGGTCGAGGACCAGCTCGACCGATACCGCACCGACAACGCCATCGACTCCACCTGGGAGACCCGCGAACGGGTCGTCGTCGCACTCACCGGCGGCCCCGAAGGCGACACCCTCATCCGCCGCGCGTCCCGGATCGCCGCCCGGACCAAAGGCGCCGACCTGCTGGCCGTGCACGTCGCCCGCAACGACGGCCTGGCCGGCGCCGACCCGGCCGCCCTGGCCCGGCAGCGGGTCCTGGTGGAGAGCCTCGGCGGCAGCTACCACCAAGTCGTCGGCACCGACATCCCGCAGGCGCTGCTCGACTTCGCGCGCGGCGCCAACGCCACCCAGGTCGTCCTCGGCGCGTCCAGCCGCGGCCGGTTCGCGCAACTGTTCGCGGCCGGGGTCGGCGTCACCACCATCGCCCGGTCCGGATCCATCGACGTGCACCTGGTCACCCACGAACGCGCCGGGCGGGGCCGCCGCCGCGGCCCGATGCCGGAAGCGCTGTCCCGAGGCCGCCGGGTCGCCGGGTTCGTCACCACCGTGCTCGGGCTGCCGCTGCTGACCGTCGTGCTCAAGACCGCCCCCGCCCTGCCGCTGGTCGACGACATCCTGCTCTTCCTGGTCGCGGTCATCGGCGTCGCCATCATCGGCGGCCTGTGGCCCGCCCTACTCGCCGCGGTCACCGGATCGCTGCTGCTCAACTGGTTCTTCACCCCGCCGGTCGGCCGGTTCACCATCGCCGAAGGCCAGAACCTGCTCGCGCTGGCCATCTTCGTCGTCGTCGCCATCGCGGTCAGCTGGGTCGTCGACACCGCCGCCCGCAAGACCCGGCAGGCCGCCGAGGCCACCGCCGACGCGCAGACCCTCGCCACCGTCGCCGGCAGTGTCCTGCGCGGTGCCCGGCCGCTGACCGCACTGCTCGAACGGCTCCGGGAGACCTTCGGCCTGGACTCGGTCACCCTCGTGGAGAACGGCACGGTCGTCACCGCGGTCGGTCAGCCCGCCTGCGCGCGGCCGTTGGACGCCGATGTCGAAGTCAACGCCGGTGAGGGCCTGTTGGTGCTGCTCAAAGGCCGGATCCTGCCGGCCTCCGACAGGCGCATCGTGGAGGCCTTCGCCGCCCAGGCCGCCGTCGCCCTCCGCCAGGAACGCCTCACCACCGAGGCGGCGACGGCGAAACCCCTCGCCGAGGCGAACCGGTTGCGGACCGCGTTACTCGCGGCAGTCAGCCATGATCTGCGTACGCCACTCGCGTCCGCGAAAGCCGCGGTGGCCAGTCTGCGCAGCCCCGACGTGCGATTCGACGACCACGACCGCGCGGAACTGCTCGCCACCGCCGACGAATCCCTCGACCGTCTGGACCGCCTGGTCGCCAACCTGCTCGACATGAGCCGCCTGCAGGCCGGCGCCCTCGGCGTCGCCGCCATCGACGTCGGCGCCGAGGAGGTCGTCCCCCGGGCCCTCGACGACATCGGCCCCGACGGTCGCCGGGTGATCGTGCACGTCCCCGACGACCTGCCGCTACTGCACGCCGACCCCGGTCTCCTCGAACGCATCCTGGTCAACATCGTCACCAACGCGCTGCGCTACAGCCCACCCGACCGGCCACCGATCATCACCGGCAGCAGCCACGGCGACACCGTCGAACTCCGCGTCATCGACCACGGCCCCGGCATCCCCGACGACCGCCGCGACGACGTGTTCCTGCCGTTCCAGCGCCTGGGCGACCGCGACAACCACAGCGGAGTCGGCCTCGGCCTGGCCCTGTCCCGGGGCTTGACCGAGGCGATGGGCGGCACCCTCACCCCGGAGGCGACCCCCGGCGGGGGACTCACGATGATCATCGCCCTGCCCGCCACGGGTGCGGCCTGA
- a CDS encoding tetratricopeptide repeat protein produces MQIGSHNVQNIIVVYPDGPAAPQTPGVGRTVHNLPRASAVFLGRDLQVLADQLSDDAGVAVGRVIAVHGLGGIGKSELANHYARAYLTRYSLVWWVTADSVENLELGLTALTRRLHPVATLTDAQGWAMGWLQANSGWLLVLDNVEDVTHIADLLGVVAAQGQVLVTTRRDLGTARWTVLGFTPFRLSALTRAASVRLLTRLTGRSDDAGADRLAADLGDLPLALEQAAAYVSQHESMSFDDYRDLLAGRFVRVAGSSGFGGRDSGAVATVWTLTMAAIADASPLTSSVMDVLAWLAPDDLPDDVLGGLSDDPFDIDDALALLASYCMISRNGGTVSVHRLVQAVTRNSQEIAETDEIVQRQAVRLLIEAIPNDPINDIRDWPRWAALLPHGDALFAHVSDDHRNPDVPRLGARFATYRQHQGQTGKAIAQFESVLADRCRLLGGDHPDTLASRHSLAFAYLAAGRLDAAITALEGVVADRRRLLGDDHPDTLTSRHHLAFAYREAGRSDEAITAFESVLADARHVLGEHHPDTLAVRHDCAGAYQSAGRFTEAAAMLEGVLADRCRLLGGVHPDTLATRNNLFLVYREVARLDEAVTGFVGLLADARLVLGESHPNTLAVRSNLAGAYQAVGRLDEAIAVSERVLVDARQVFGDHHPNTYKARHGLAATYQAAGRFDEAIAAFKAVLDDRRRLLGTSHPHTLRSRRSLAAAYREAEGLPPVEGVLE; encoded by the coding sequence GTGCAGATCGGCTCGCACAATGTGCAGAACATCATCGTCGTGTACCCGGACGGGCCGGCCGCGCCGCAGACTCCGGGTGTCGGCAGGACGGTGCACAACCTGCCGCGAGCATCGGCGGTCTTCCTGGGTCGGGACCTGCAGGTGCTGGCCGATCAGTTGAGTGATGACGCGGGGGTGGCTGTCGGGCGCGTGATCGCGGTCCACGGGCTGGGTGGAATCGGCAAGAGTGAGCTGGCCAACCACTACGCACGGGCGTATCTCACGCGATATTCGCTGGTGTGGTGGGTCACCGCGGACAGCGTCGAGAATCTGGAGCTGGGGCTGACGGCGCTGACCCGCCGGTTGCATCCGGTGGCGACGTTGACGGACGCCCAAGGGTGGGCGATGGGGTGGTTGCAGGCCAACTCCGGATGGTTGCTGGTCCTCGACAACGTCGAGGACGTCACTCACATCGCCGACCTGTTGGGTGTCGTCGCTGCTCAGGGGCAGGTGCTGGTCACTACCCGGCGGGACCTGGGCACAGCCCGGTGGACGGTGCTCGGCTTCACGCCGTTCCGGTTGAGTGCGTTGACCCGGGCGGCGTCGGTGCGGTTGCTGACCCGCTTGACCGGCCGGTCCGACGACGCGGGCGCTGATCGGCTGGCGGCCGATCTGGGGGATCTGCCGCTGGCGTTGGAACAGGCCGCCGCGTACGTCAGTCAGCACGAGTCGATGAGTTTCGACGACTACCGCGACCTGTTGGCGGGGCGTTTCGTGAGGGTCGCGGGCAGTAGCGGGTTCGGTGGAAGGGACAGTGGAGCCGTCGCAACGGTGTGGACGTTGACGATGGCCGCCATCGCCGACGCGAGTCCGCTGACGTCGTCGGTGATGGACGTGCTGGCTTGGCTGGCTCCGGACGACCTGCCCGATGACGTCCTCGGCGGGTTGTCCGACGATCCTTTCGACATCGATGACGCATTGGCACTCCTGGCCTCCTACTGCATGATCAGCCGTAACGGGGGGACGGTGAGCGTGCACCGGCTGGTTCAGGCCGTTACGCGTAACAGCCAGGAGATCGCCGAGACCGACGAGATCGTTCAGCGGCAGGCTGTCAGGCTCCTCATCGAGGCGATCCCGAACGATCCGATCAACGACATCCGAGACTGGCCGCGCTGGGCTGCCCTGCTGCCGCACGGTGATGCGCTCTTCGCTCACGTGTCAGACGATCACCGGAATCCTGATGTTCCCCGCCTCGGGGCTCGTTTCGCCACCTACCGGCAGCATCAGGGGCAGACCGGCAAAGCAATCGCCCAGTTCGAGAGTGTGCTGGCAGACCGATGTCGGCTGCTCGGTGGCGACCACCCGGACACGCTGGCCTCGCGGCACAGCCTTGCTTTCGCCTACCTGGCGGCGGGGCGGCTCGACGCGGCGATCACCGCGCTGGAAGGCGTGGTCGCCGACCGGCGTCGGCTGCTCGGTGACGACCACCCGGACACGCTGACCTCACGGCACCACCTCGCTTTCGCCTATCGGGAGGCGGGGCGGTCGGACGAGGCGATCACGGCTTTCGAGAGCGTGCTCGCTGATGCGCGACACGTGCTCGGCGAGCACCATCCGGACACGCTGGCCGTACGACACGATTGCGCCGGTGCCTATCAGTCAGCGGGGCGTTTCACAGAGGCGGCGGCCATGCTGGAGGGTGTGCTGGCCGACCGGTGTCGGTTGCTCGGTGGTGTGCATCCGGACACGCTGGCCACACGCAACAATCTCTTCCTCGTGTATCGGGAGGTGGCGCGCCTGGATGAGGCGGTCACCGGTTTCGTCGGCCTGCTCGCCGATGCACGGCTGGTGCTCGGCGAATCACACCCGAACACCCTGGCCGTTAGGAGCAACCTTGCCGGCGCCTACCAGGCGGTAGGGCGGTTGGATGAGGCGATCGCGGTTTCCGAGCGCGTGCTCGTCGATGCGCGGCAGGTGTTCGGCGACCATCACCCGAACACCTACAAGGCGCGGCATGGTCTCGCCGCCACCTACCAAGCCGCGGGGCGCTTCGATGAGGCGATCGCCGCGTTCAAAGCGGTGTTGGACGACCGGCGTCGATTGCTCGGTACGAGCCACCCGCACACCCTGAGGTCGCGGCGTAGCCTCGCTGCTGCTTATCGGGAGGCCGAAGGGCTTCCTCCGGTGGAGGGGGTCCTTGAGTGA
- a CDS encoding hemolysin family protein: MSTTWSLIVSVLLLAANGFFVAAEFALVAAKRHRLETAAADGSRGARAAMAGTRQLSMMLAGAQLGITLCTLGLGALAKPTVAHLLEPVFTTLGLPGSAAYVVAFILAVAVVGFLHVVVGEMAPKSWAISHPESSAQILAIPFVGFTTVFRPVLVALNGLANACLRLIKVPPQDELAQVHNADQLRMLLETSKEHGTIADAEHELLSAMLQVQSMAVRQVMVETADILDVPADADARAVEVRSTETGRSRLPVTDRTGTIVGVVHVRDAAKATGGLRTLTARDLMTAALPIPADTSVLDAIATMRARRSHLALVTDDDTVVGLVTLEDLLEQVIGQFDDETDPVVDAARRAGRRTGIAR; the protein is encoded by the coding sequence GTGAGCACCACCTGGTCCCTGATCGTCTCGGTGCTGCTGCTGGCCGCCAACGGATTCTTCGTCGCCGCCGAGTTCGCGCTGGTCGCGGCGAAACGGCACCGACTGGAGACGGCGGCCGCGGACGGTTCCCGCGGTGCCCGGGCGGCGATGGCCGGGACCCGGCAGCTGTCGATGATGCTGGCCGGTGCCCAGCTCGGCATCACCCTGTGCACCCTGGGCCTCGGCGCGCTGGCGAAACCGACCGTGGCGCATCTGCTCGAACCGGTGTTCACCACCCTCGGCCTGCCGGGGAGCGCCGCCTATGTGGTCGCGTTCATCCTGGCCGTGGCGGTGGTCGGGTTCCTGCACGTGGTCGTGGGCGAGATGGCGCCCAAGTCGTGGGCGATCAGTCACCCGGAGAGCTCGGCGCAGATCCTGGCCATCCCGTTCGTCGGGTTCACCACCGTGTTCCGGCCGGTGCTGGTGGCGCTCAACGGGCTCGCCAACGCCTGCCTGCGGCTGATCAAGGTGCCCCCGCAGGACGAACTGGCGCAGGTGCACAACGCCGACCAGCTGCGAATGCTGCTGGAGACGTCCAAGGAGCACGGCACCATCGCCGACGCCGAGCACGAGCTGCTGTCGGCCATGTTGCAGGTGCAGTCGATGGCCGTACGACAGGTGATGGTCGAGACCGCCGACATCCTGGACGTGCCCGCCGACGCCGACGCCCGTGCCGTGGAGGTGCGCAGCACCGAGACCGGTCGCTCCCGGCTGCCGGTGACCGATCGGACCGGGACGATCGTCGGCGTGGTGCACGTGCGCGACGCCGCCAAGGCCACCGGCGGGCTGCGGACGCTGACCGCACGCGACCTGATGACGGCCGCGCTGCCGATCCCGGCCGACACCAGTGTGCTGGACGCGATCGCCACGATGCGGGCCCGGCGCAGCCATCTCGCGCTGGTCACCGACGACGACACGGTGGTCGGCCTGGTCACCCTCGAAGACCTGCTGGAGCAGGTGATCGGCCAGTTCGACGACGAGACCGATCCGGTGGTCGACGCCGCCCGCCGGGCCGGGCGGCGTACCGGAATCGCTCGCTGA
- a CDS encoding flavoprotein: MTTEHGVLYIIACAAGPAGEVGTLVKLAQNDGWTVQIIATPSALDFIDTAALEQQTGRPVRSRYRKPSEPRSPRADAVIVAPATYNTINKFANGITDTYALGLLAEAPGLGIPVVILPFVNTALAARAPFRRSIRRLRDEEGIRVLYGPGEFEPHEPGTGDTVLSTYPWRLALQQL; this comes from the coding sequence ATGACGACCGAGCACGGAGTCCTCTACATCATCGCCTGTGCGGCCGGCCCGGCGGGCGAAGTCGGTACCCTCGTCAAACTCGCCCAGAACGACGGCTGGACCGTCCAGATCATCGCCACACCGTCGGCGCTCGACTTCATCGACACCGCCGCCCTGGAACAGCAGACCGGCCGTCCCGTCCGCAGTCGGTACCGCAAACCCAGCGAGCCCCGCAGCCCCCGCGCGGACGCCGTCATCGTCGCCCCGGCCACCTACAACACGATCAACAAGTTCGCCAACGGCATCACCGACACGTACGCCCTCGGTCTGCTCGCCGAAGCCCCCGGCCTGGGCATCCCCGTCGTCATCCTGCCCTTCGTCAACACCGCGCTGGCCGCCCGCGCCCCGTTCCGCCGAAGCATCCGCCGGCTGCGGGACGAGGAGGGGATCCGCGTCCTGTACGGGCCCGGCGAGTTCGAACCCCACGAGCCGGGCACCGGCGACACCGTGCTGAGCACCTACCCCTGGCGGCTCGCGCTGCAGCAGCTGTAG
- a CDS encoding hemolysin family protein, with protein sequence MLITIGVLAIVVLTAATGYFVAQEFAYVAVDREQLRAMADDGDPAAQRALEVTRRLSFVLSGAQVGITVTALLAGYVAEPFLGRGTAELLGLTGLSQAAGTTIAMVFALLFATVVQMVLGELAPKNLAIAKPEALARALSRSTLIYLAVVGPLIRVFDAAANRLLRAVGIEPIEELPQGATSEDLDRIIAAAGSEGTLDARAARLLDHGLAFRTRTAVESMRPRVDVVTIGAHEPASRVVDLLDTGHSRFPVIGDGVDDVIGVVSIADVVTLEAAARSTTTVGALATAPVALPGTVRLPEVLEILKSAHRQMAIVVDEYGGFAGIITLEDVAEELVGEIRDEDDLPEPAIEADGAGAWVIPGRARIDEITDATAVRLPDDDMYDTVSGLILARLGHLPAAREQLDVPLPPMVDADGRPVPQGVARLTVLAVRRHVPDRVALTVVHEFAEGRVTA encoded by the coding sequence GTGTTGATCACCATAGGTGTTCTCGCGATCGTAGTGCTGACCGCCGCCACCGGATATTTCGTGGCCCAGGAGTTCGCCTACGTCGCCGTCGACCGGGAGCAGCTGCGCGCGATGGCCGACGACGGTGATCCCGCCGCACAGCGCGCCCTCGAGGTGACCCGCCGACTGTCGTTCGTGCTCTCCGGGGCGCAGGTCGGCATCACCGTCACCGCCCTGCTCGCTGGTTATGTCGCCGAGCCGTTCCTGGGCCGCGGCACCGCCGAGCTGCTCGGGCTGACCGGCCTTTCGCAGGCCGCCGGCACGACCATCGCCATGGTGTTCGCACTGCTGTTCGCCACGGTGGTGCAGATGGTCCTCGGCGAGTTGGCTCCGAAGAACCTGGCCATCGCCAAACCGGAGGCGCTGGCCCGGGCGCTGTCCCGGTCCACACTGATCTACCTGGCCGTGGTCGGGCCGTTGATCCGGGTCTTCGACGCCGCCGCCAACCGGCTGCTCCGCGCGGTCGGTATCGAGCCGATCGAGGAGTTGCCGCAGGGCGCCACCTCGGAGGACCTGGACCGGATCATCGCCGCCGCCGGCAGCGAGGGCACCCTCGACGCCCGCGCCGCCCGGTTGCTGGACCACGGTCTGGCCTTCCGGACCAGGACCGCGGTCGAGTCGATGCGCCCCCGGGTCGACGTCGTCACGATCGGCGCCCACGAGCCGGCGTCGCGAGTGGTCGACCTGCTCGACACCGGCCACTCCCGGTTCCCGGTGATCGGCGACGGTGTCGACGACGTCATCGGTGTGGTTTCGATCGCCGACGTGGTCACCCTGGAGGCGGCCGCCCGATCCACCACCACGGTCGGCGCCTTGGCCACCGCGCCTGTCGCGCTGCCCGGCACCGTACGCCTGCCGGAGGTTTTGGAGATCTTGAAGAGCGCCCATCGGCAGATGGCGATCGTCGTCGACGAATACGGCGGCTTCGCCGGCATCATCACGCTCGAAGACGTCGCCGAGGAGCTGGTGGGGGAGATCCGTGACGAGGACGACCTGCCCGAACCGGCCATCGAGGCCGACGGTGCCGGCGCCTGGGTGATCCCGGGCCGCGCCCGGATCGACGAGATCACCGACGCCACCGCGGTCCGGCTGCCCGACGACGACATGTACGACACCGTGTCCGGCCTGATCCTGGCCCGGCTCGGGCACCTGCCGGCCGCCCGTGAGCAACTCGACGTGCCGCTGCCGCCGATGGTCGACGCCGACGGGCGGCCGGTGCCGCAGGGGGTGGCCCGACTGACGGTTCTGGCGGTTCGTCGGCACGTGCCGGACCGGGTCGCGCTGACCGTCGTGCACGAGTTCGCCGAGGGGCGGGTGACCGCGTGA
- a CDS encoding helix-turn-helix domain-containing protein has translation MSDLLRIGELAAQAGVSNRTVDYYTQLGLLQTAERTGGGFRLYDPSAVDTIATIKQLEEHGLSLQTIANALNGAGDTDLAAKLDSLTAGLQALQEAAADAPQAQALLTLLSGRAHALIDLALTIVDSPLI, from the coding sequence GTGAGCGACCTGCTACGGATCGGCGAGCTCGCCGCGCAGGCCGGAGTCAGCAACCGCACCGTCGACTACTACACCCAGCTCGGCCTGCTGCAGACCGCCGAACGCACCGGCGGCGGCTTCCGCCTCTACGACCCGTCGGCGGTCGACACCATCGCCACCATCAAGCAGCTGGAAGAACACGGCCTGAGCCTGCAGACCATCGCGAACGCGCTGAACGGCGCCGGCGACACCGACCTGGCCGCGAAGCTCGACAGCCTCACCGCCGGCCTGCAGGCCCTGCAGGAGGCCGCCGCCGATGCCCCGCAGGCCCAGGCTCTGCTCACCCTGTTGAGCGGCCGCGCCCACGCCCTGATCGACCTGGCCCTGACGATCGTCGACTCCCCACTGATCTGA